The proteins below come from a single Ictalurus furcatus strain D&B chromosome 15, Billie_1.0, whole genome shotgun sequence genomic window:
- the hck gene encoding tyrosine-protein kinase HCK isoform X2, whose product MGCVGTKPDQDSGGKTVDNDMGNRNQTAHYVKDPTTGSKANKTFPVPPSSSTDDIENIAIALFDYDALHDGDLGFKKGDKLKILQESGEWWKAMSLSTTQEGYIPSNYVAKDTLQTEDWFFTGVSRKDAERQLLVSGNKVGSFMIRDSETTKGSYSLSVRDHDPQTGDTVKHYKIRTLDSGGFYISPRITFSTLQELVNHYKKQGDGLCQSLTNPCISAKPQKPWEKDAWEIPRESLKLDKRLGAGQFGEVWMATYNKHTKVAVKTMKPGSMSVEAFLMEANLMKSLQHDKLVRLNAVVTKEEPIYIITEFMENGSLLDFLKSDEGNRLQLPKLIDFSAQTAEGMAYIERRNYIHRDLRAANILVNKSLVCKIADFGLARIIEDNEYTAREGAKFPIKWTAPEAINYGSFTIKSDVWSFGILLTEIISYGRTPYPGMTNPEVIRSLERGYRMQRLDSCPQELYDIMLECWKNKPEDRPTFEYLQSVLEDFYTATESQYQQQP is encoded by the exons ATGGGCTGTGTTGGCACCAAGCCAGACCAGGATTCAGGTGGCAAAACGGTGGACAACGACATGGGGAACCGCAATCAGACTGCGCACTATGTCAAAGACCCTACGACAGGGAGCAAGGCT AACAAAACCTTCCCTGTTCCTCCTTCCTCAAGCACAGACG ATATTGAGAACATAGCCATAGCGCTCTTTGACTATGATGCCTTGCATGATGGAGACCTGGGCTTTAAAAAAGGAGACAAGTTAAAAATCTTACAAGA GTCAGGTGAATGGTGGAAAGCAATGTCTCTGAGTACTACTCAGGAAGGATACATCCCCAGTAACTATGTAGCTAAAGACACACTTCAAACTGAAGA cTGGTTCTTCACAGGAGTGAGCAGGAAAGATGCAGAGAGACAGCTACTGGTCTCTGGGAATAAAGTGGGCTCTTTCATGATCAGGGACAGTGAGACCACCAAAG GAAGCTACTCATTATCAGTAAGGGACCATGACCCTCAAACAGGTGATACAGTGAAGCATTATAAGATCCGTACACTAGACAGTGGTGGCTTCTACATTTCACCTCGGATCACATTCAGCACCCTGCAGGAGCTCGTCAACCATTACAAGA AGCAGGGAGATGGACTGTGTCAATCACTCACTAACCCCTGCATCAGTGCCAAACCCCAGAAGCCATGGGAAAAGGATGCCTGGGAAATCCCACGAGAATCCCTCAAGCTGGACAAAAGGCTGGGAGCTGGACAATTTGGAGAAGTTTGGATGG CCACATACAACAAGCACACCAAGGTGGCTGTGAAGACCATGAAGCCGGGCAGTATGTCTGTGGAGGCATTCCTGATGGAAGCAAACCTTATGAAGAGCCTCCAACATGACAAGCTGGTCCGCCTCAATGCTGTAGTTACCAAGGAAGAGCCCATCTACATCATCACAGAGTTCATGGAGAatg GCAGTTTATTGGACTTCCTCAAGAGTGACGAAGGAAATCGTCTCCAGCTGCCCAAACTGATAGACTTCTCTGCACAG ACAGCAGAAGGCATGGCCTACATCGAACGAAGGAACtacattcacagagacttgcgGGCTGCCAACATCCTGGTTAATAAGAGTCTGGTGTGCAAAATTGCCGACTTTGGTCTGGCACGTATCATAGAGGACAATGAATATACTGCCAGAGAAG GTGCCAAATTCCCCATTAAGTGGACTGCGCCGGAGGCTATTAACTATGGCTCCTTCACCATCAAATCAGACGTCTGGTCCTTCGGTATTCTGCTCACTGAGATTATTAGTTACGGCAGAACACCATACCCAG GCATGACAAACCCAGAGGTGATTCGCTCTCTGGAGAGAGGATATCGCATGCAGCGCTTGGACTCATGTCCTCAGGAGCTGTATGACATTATGCTAGAATGCTGGAAAAACAAGCCAGAAGACAGACCGACCTTTGAGTACCTTCAGAGCGTGCTGGAGGACTTCTATACGGCCACAGAGAGCCAGTACCAACAACAGCCctga
- the hck gene encoding tyrosine-protein kinase HCK isoform X1, protein MGCVGTKPDQDSGGKTVDNDMGNRNQTAHYVKDPTTGSKAQNKTFPVPPSSSTDDIENIAIALFDYDALHDGDLGFKKGDKLKILQESGEWWKAMSLSTTQEGYIPSNYVAKDTLQTEDWFFTGVSRKDAERQLLVSGNKVGSFMIRDSETTKGSYSLSVRDHDPQTGDTVKHYKIRTLDSGGFYISPRITFSTLQELVNHYKKQGDGLCQSLTNPCISAKPQKPWEKDAWEIPRESLKLDKRLGAGQFGEVWMATYNKHTKVAVKTMKPGSMSVEAFLMEANLMKSLQHDKLVRLNAVVTKEEPIYIITEFMENGSLLDFLKSDEGNRLQLPKLIDFSAQTAEGMAYIERRNYIHRDLRAANILVNKSLVCKIADFGLARIIEDNEYTAREGAKFPIKWTAPEAINYGSFTIKSDVWSFGILLTEIISYGRTPYPGMTNPEVIRSLERGYRMQRLDSCPQELYDIMLECWKNKPEDRPTFEYLQSVLEDFYTATESQYQQQP, encoded by the exons ATGGGCTGTGTTGGCACCAAGCCAGACCAGGATTCAGGTGGCAAAACGGTGGACAACGACATGGGGAACCGCAATCAGACTGCGCACTATGTCAAAGACCCTACGACAGGGAGCAAGGCT CAGAACAAAACCTTCCCTGTTCCTCCTTCCTCAAGCACAGACG ATATTGAGAACATAGCCATAGCGCTCTTTGACTATGATGCCTTGCATGATGGAGACCTGGGCTTTAAAAAAGGAGACAAGTTAAAAATCTTACAAGA GTCAGGTGAATGGTGGAAAGCAATGTCTCTGAGTACTACTCAGGAAGGATACATCCCCAGTAACTATGTAGCTAAAGACACACTTCAAACTGAAGA cTGGTTCTTCACAGGAGTGAGCAGGAAAGATGCAGAGAGACAGCTACTGGTCTCTGGGAATAAAGTGGGCTCTTTCATGATCAGGGACAGTGAGACCACCAAAG GAAGCTACTCATTATCAGTAAGGGACCATGACCCTCAAACAGGTGATACAGTGAAGCATTATAAGATCCGTACACTAGACAGTGGTGGCTTCTACATTTCACCTCGGATCACATTCAGCACCCTGCAGGAGCTCGTCAACCATTACAAGA AGCAGGGAGATGGACTGTGTCAATCACTCACTAACCCCTGCATCAGTGCCAAACCCCAGAAGCCATGGGAAAAGGATGCCTGGGAAATCCCACGAGAATCCCTCAAGCTGGACAAAAGGCTGGGAGCTGGACAATTTGGAGAAGTTTGGATGG CCACATACAACAAGCACACCAAGGTGGCTGTGAAGACCATGAAGCCGGGCAGTATGTCTGTGGAGGCATTCCTGATGGAAGCAAACCTTATGAAGAGCCTCCAACATGACAAGCTGGTCCGCCTCAATGCTGTAGTTACCAAGGAAGAGCCCATCTACATCATCACAGAGTTCATGGAGAatg GCAGTTTATTGGACTTCCTCAAGAGTGACGAAGGAAATCGTCTCCAGCTGCCCAAACTGATAGACTTCTCTGCACAG ACAGCAGAAGGCATGGCCTACATCGAACGAAGGAACtacattcacagagacttgcgGGCTGCCAACATCCTGGTTAATAAGAGTCTGGTGTGCAAAATTGCCGACTTTGGTCTGGCACGTATCATAGAGGACAATGAATATACTGCCAGAGAAG GTGCCAAATTCCCCATTAAGTGGACTGCGCCGGAGGCTATTAACTATGGCTCCTTCACCATCAAATCAGACGTCTGGTCCTTCGGTATTCTGCTCACTGAGATTATTAGTTACGGCAGAACACCATACCCAG GCATGACAAACCCAGAGGTGATTCGCTCTCTGGAGAGAGGATATCGCATGCAGCGCTTGGACTCATGTCCTCAGGAGCTGTATGACATTATGCTAGAATGCTGGAAAAACAAGCCAGAAGACAGACCGACCTTTGAGTACCTTCAGAGCGTGCTGGAGGACTTCTATACGGCCACAGAGAGCCAGTACCAACAACAGCCctga